In the Arachis ipaensis cultivar K30076 chromosome B10, Araip1.1, whole genome shotgun sequence genome, one interval contains:
- the LOC107621419 gene encoding LOW QUALITY PROTEIN: pentatricopeptide repeat-containing protein At5g15340, mitochondrial (The sequence of the model RefSeq protein was modified relative to this genomic sequence to represent the inferred CDS: inserted 2 bases in 1 codon) gives MRSLPLPLDPVSVLCVLTKCSHLGCVKTGLQLHALVVKLGVSGCVRVCNALMDVYVKCGLVDGVRRVFEDMGLKSVVSWIVVLEGVVKGEGLENGRKVFDEMPERDEVAWTVMIVGYVENGMTREAYEXLREMIFGCGFVLNGVSLCSILLACSRSGDVSLGRWVHGYAVKEIGWDVGVMVGTGLVDMYAKCGRIGAALVVFRNMPRRNVVAWNAMIGGLAMHGKGKDVVDMFDSMIGEGVSPDALTFLALLSACSHSGMVDLGWKYFNELESIHGINPEMEHYACMVDLLGRAGRLEEAEAFIKSMPFAPNEVVLGSLFGSCYTHGKVKLGEQIMRELVQMDPHNTEYHVLLSNMYALSGKEEKANFFRKVLKKRGIKKVPGTSSMYVGGQLHQFIAGDKSHPQTAGIYMMLDDMIHRLRLGGYVPNTSSQVLFGCSTRDDCTEALEEVEQVLFTHSEKLALAFGLTSTPSGSPIHIFKNLRICQDCHSAMKIASYVYNREIVVRDRYRFHSFKQGSCSCSDYW, from the exons ATGCGCTCCCTCCCCCTCCCCCTTGACCCCGTCTCCGTACTCTGCGTCCTCACTAAGTGCTCCCATCTCGGCTGCGTCAAAACGGGCTTGCAGCTTCATGCACTTGTGGTGAAGCTTGGGGTTTCTGGGTGTGTTAGAGTCTGCAATGCTTTGATGGATGTTTATGTGAAGTGTGGGCTTGTGGATGGGGTTAGAAGAGTTTTCGAGGATATGGGGTTGAAGAGTGTGGTGTCTTGGATTGTGGTCTTGGAAGGTGTGGTGAAAGGGGAGGGTTTGGAGAATGGGCGGAAGGTGTTCGATGAAATGCCAGAGAGGGATGAGGTTGCTTGGACTGTGATGATTGTGGGGTATGTTGAGAATGGGATGACTAGGGAGGCTTATGA CTTGAGGGAGATGATTTTTGGGTGTGGGTTTGTGTTGAATGGTGTGAGCCTTTGTTCGATTCTTTTGGCTTGTTCGCGGTCTGGGGATGTGAGCTTGGGGAGGTGGGTTCATGGGTATGCTGTGAAGGAAATTGGGTGGGATGTGGGTGTCATGGTGGGGACTGGGTTGGTTGACATGTATGCAAAGTGTGGGAGGATTGGTGCTGCCTTGGTTGTGTTCAGGAACATGCCAAGGAGAAATGTAGTGGCGTGGAATGCCATGATTGGTGGGTTGGCCATGCATGGGAAGGGAAAGGATGTGGTGGATATGTTTGATTCCATGATCGGAGAAGGAGTGAGCCCTGATGCTTTGACTTTCTTGGCCTTGTTGAGTGCTTGCAGTCATTCGGGTATGGTTGATCTCGGTTGGAAGTACTTCAACGAGCTTGAGTCCATTCATGGGATAAATCCGGAAATGGAGCATTATGCTTGCATGGTGGACCTCCTTGGTCGAGCCGGACGATTGGAAGAAGCCGAAGCTTTTATTAAAAGCATGCCATTTGCTCCAAATGAAGTTGTTCTGGGGTCTCTTTTTGGCTCTTGTTACACACATGGGAAGGTGAAGCTTGGGGAACAGATTATGAGAGAGTTGGTTCAGATGGATCCACATAACACTGAGTATCATGTCTTGCTTTCCAACATGTATGCATTGTCTGGGAAAGAGGAAAAGGCAAATTTCTTCAGGAAGGTTCTTAAGAAAAGGGGTATCAAAAAGGTGCCAGGAACGAGCTCAATGTATGTTGGTGGCCAGCTTCATCAGTTCATCGCCGGCGATAAGTCTCACCCGCAAACTGCAGGGATTTACATGATGCTAGATGACATGATTCACCGGTTGAGGTTGGGTGGCTATGTTCCCAATACAAGTTCTCAGGTTTTGTTTGGTTGTTCCACCAGGGATGATTGCACTGAGGCATTGGAGGAGGTAGAACAAGTGTTGTTCACTCATAGTGAGAAGCTTGCACTTGCTTTTGGCCTAACAAGCACTCCATCAGGTTCTCCAATACACATTTTCAAGAACCTAAGGATTTGCCAAGACTGTCATTCTGCTATGAAGATTGCATCTTATGTATACAACCGCGAAATCGTGGTCCGAGATCGATATCGGTTTCATAGTTTCAAGCAAGGTTCTTGTTCTTGCTCTGACTATTGGTGA
- the LOC107621418 gene encoding protein FAR1-RELATED SEQUENCE 5-like, protein MLTFVQDVPKVGMCFGTLDDANQFYQNYAKRVGFVIKIRFTRRVGKDKVPKNQMITCNREGKRKSRVSPIEKTNSRTNYNFPARISIRLNKEGLWVISKVCLDHSHPCDPEMAKLLTPNREMNMYMCRVIERNDEAGVRPSKTSQVLVDEMGDFSKISLMEKDVRNYFSRKVRNVTEEMDARKMLKYFTRIKDMNSDFYFNLELDQIKRFKTIFWAEARSRAAYEYFGDVVSFDTTYKTNRYNMLFGSFVGLNHHGNLVLLGCGLMTKENFGSFTWLFNAWLRCMHGKAPKSQCLGMRAGIENVMPGHVIGYAFDTL, encoded by the coding sequence ATGCTTACTTTTGTACAAGATGTGCCCAAGGTTGGCATGTGTTTTGGAACCCTTGATGATGCAAATCAATTTTATCAGAATTATGCCAAGCGCGTTGGTTTTGTTATTAAGATAAGGTTTACCCGAAGAGTTGGTAAAGATAAGGTTCCTAAGAATCAAATGATCACTTGCAATAGGGAAGGAAAACGCAAGTCTAGAGTTTCACCAATAGAAAAGACCAACTCTAGAACCAACTACAATTTCCCCGCGAGGATTTCTATTAGGTTGAATAAGGAGGGTCTTTGGGTTATATCCAAGGTGTGTTTGGATCATTCACATCCTTGTGATCCGGAGATGGCAAAATTGTTGACACCTAATAGAGAGATGAATATGTACATGTGTCGAGTCATTGAGAGGAATGATGAAGCAGGCGTGAGACCAAGCAAAACATCTCAAGTGTTGGTGGATGAAATGGGAGATTTCTCTAAGATAAGCTTAATGGAAAAAGATGTTAGGAACTATTTCAGTAGAAAGGTACGCAATGTTACGGAAGAAATGGATGCTAGGAAGATGTTGAAGTATTTTACACGGATAAAGGATATGAActctgatttttattttaatcttgAACTTGATCAAATCAAGCGTTTCAAAACTATATTTTGGGCTGAAGCTCGAAGTAGAGCAGCATACGAGTACTTTGGTGATGTAGTTTCGTTTGATACTACTTATAAAACTAATCGTTACAATATGCTATTTGGTTCCTTTGTGGGGCTTAATCACCATGGTAACTTAGTGCTTCTTGGGTGTGGTTTAATGACTAAGGAAAATTTCGGCTCGTTTACTTGGTTATTTAATGCTTGGCTTAGATGTATGCATGGAAAGGCGCCTAAAAGCCAATGCCTCGGAATGCGAGCTGGAATTGAGAATGTGATGCCAGGACACGTCATAGGTTATGCATTTGACACACTTTGA